From the Solanum stenotomum isolate F172 chromosome 4, ASM1918654v1, whole genome shotgun sequence genome, one window contains:
- the LOC125861398 gene encoding uncharacterized protein LOC125861398 produces MQITMLLVLNMQMLTRVRALPVTNSRRCIERIRPSGQRQDAEKLTHFSGKEAIGDLKKTSPRLDVLKTRKRSAVDSMDRFAMRCKFFARGWCIKGDSCRFLHTKQNVTSHVTRKIPHDKGLEEKSLLDGSSHSGENLRLKGGEDSLYTNSQLGYTSKSPAFPSSIAGYSWNNDLSQDTRYSSDYTTSDDWEPSVPFRPSFLLSQMIGYPKSILYDGIHDSIDQSNVGDGSFSVLTKHMQANADPASTGTNKVEISGHSDILPEKDLPSDDTEVSHQENMNTSLKEDKHLESERFTSGNEIDIDNKCVNTESTVLKNFHAALVEFVKELLRPTWNEGLISKDAYKKVVKKTVDKVENSLHPNQIPNTAESTEDYFDLSLPKLTNTIEVRHKKWFMDKTGKSFGFKDEVSHEAPSKRIKADP; encoded by the exons ATGCAGATAACTATGTTACTAGTGCTTAATATGCAAATGTTGACAAGAGTTAGAGCACTGCCTGTCACAA ACTCACGTAGATGCATTGAAAGAATCCGGCCTTCTGGTCAACGACAGGATGCTGAAAAATTGACTCATTTTTCTGGCAAGGAGGCTATTGGTGATTTAAAGAAAACATCACCCAG GTTGGATGTTCTCAAGACAAGGAAAAGAAGTGCTGTTGATTCAATGGATCGATTTGCAATGAGATGTAAGTTTTTTGCCCGCGGTTGGTGCATCAAAGGGGACTCCTGTAGATTTCTTCACACAAAGCAGAATGTCACTAGCCATGTGACAAGAAAAATTCCACATGACAAAG GTTTGGAAGAGAAGTCACTGCTGGATGGTTCTTCTCATTCAGGAGAAAATCTAAGATTGAAAGGTGGCGAGGATAGTCTCTATACGAATTCCCAATTGGGATACACCTCTAAGTCTCCAGCATTTCCTTCTTCCATAGCCGGATATTCTTGGAATAATGATTTATCACAGGACACGCGATACTCATCTGATTACACAACTTCTGATGATTGGGAGCCATCTGTTCCTTTTCGACCATCATTCTTGCTTAGTCAAATGATCGGATATCCTAAAAGTATTCTATATGATGGTATTCATGATAGTATTGATCAAAGTAATGTAGGAGATGGATCCTTCTCTGTATTAACCAAGCATATGCAGGCAAATGCTGATCCAGCTTCAACAGGAACAAATAAAGTTGAAATTTCTGGTCATAGTGATATATTGCCTGAGAAAGATTtgcctagtgatgatacagaaGTTTCTCACCAAGAAAACATGAATACCTCTTTAAAAGAAGACAAGCATTTAGAATCTGAGAGGTTCACATCTggaaatgaaattgatattgaCAACAAATGTGTGAACACAGAGTCGACCGTTTTGAAGAATTTTCATGCTGCTCTTGTGGAATTTGTTAAAGAACTATTAAGGCCAACTTGGAATGAAGGTCTCATAAGTAAGGATGCTTACAAGAAGGTAGTAAAGAAGACAGTTGATAAAGTTGAAAACTCTTTGCATCCAAATCAGATTCCTAATACGGCTGAATCAACCGaagattattttgatttatctCTCCCAAAACTTACTAACACCATTGAGGTGAGGCATAAGAA